TGGGGCGTGATATGTCTACACGTTAAAGGAACCATCGGAACGTTCGCAAAATAGATTTGTTTTCGATATTCGAAAAATAAATACTCAAAACGTAAAAAAAGTGCATATGATATCCGACATACGAAGACAAAAGCGGTTGTCTGCGTAAGTTCTTAATATGTCGGTTTATTTGCTGGAATTATGCGTATTACAATAATAGGCTGCGGTTTCATCGGGTCCTTTCTCGCGAGAACCGCGGACAGCATGAGCGAGGTCAAGCGCATCTACCTTTACGATACGAACCGCCAGGCCGCCGAACATGTTGCATCCATGACCAAGAAAGGAATAGTAACGGACTCTGTCGAAGAAGAGCTATACCATTGCGACCTGGTGATCGAGGCGGCATCGCAGGCCGCCGCCAAAGCCTTCGCACCCATAGTGGTCGAAAGGGGAGTGAGCGTGATGCTCATGTCCGTAGGGGCGCTCGTGGACGACGATTTCAGGAACATGGTGTTCCAAAAAGCGTCTAAGACGGAGTCCTGCATATACATCCCCTCCGGGGCCGTATGCGGCGTGGACGGGCTTAGGGCCGCCAGGGAGGCCGACATGGAATACGTGGAACTTATAACCACGAAGGCGCCGAAGAGCCTGGAGGACATCCCGTACGTTCTTGAGAAGGGCATAGTCGTGGACGACCTGAAAGAGAAGACGGTGATCTACACCGGTACCGCCAGAGAGGCCGTCAAGCTCTTCCCGAAGAACATCAACGTCGCGGCGACCGTCAGCCTGTTCGGGATCGGTTTCGACAAGACGAAGGTCACGATCGTCGCAGACCCCAAGATCACAAGCAACTCCCACGAGCTCAGATATAAGGGGGTTTTCGGCGAGACGGTGTGCCACACATACAACGTGCCGTCCCCGGAGAATCCAAGGACCTCTCATCTGGCCGCACTTTCGGCGGCCCACGCACTGAGGAGTTTGGTCAAGAACGTATGGATAGCTCTCTGAAAACATATTCATAAAACCACTTCGATGCGGGTGGTATGTTTTCTTCCAGGGCCGAGAGGCTTACAGGCAATGCGCCCGATGTTGATGCCATAGTCATTCTCAACGGGCAGGATCCGTTCCTCGACTCTACTTTCTGGTATCTGACAGAACAGCTTTCCGGCACCTTCGAGGGAGGTATCGCTGTAGTAAGGGACGGCAGACTGGACGTCATCGTAAGCTCCCTGGAGGCCGAGTGCGCCAAGGAAGGAAAGGGAGAGATACATGAGTACAGGGACCGGGAAGACCGCAATAACATTCTGAAGGGGCTCCTCGATGGTTGTGGAAACGTAGGTTTCAACGTGCACAGCGCGCCGTACTCGTCCGTAGAATATGTCAGAAAGCTCACGGAGGCAAAGGTGGTCGATGCTACCAGGAGCATAAACGATACGGTTTCCGTTAAAGATGAAAAGGAGATCGAGGCCATCCGTAGAGCATGTAAGATATCGTCCAAGGTGGCCGGGGAAATACCCAGCATGCTGAAGGCCGACATCACCGAGAAGGATGTCGCGGCCATGATGGACAGAAGGATGAGGGAGCTCGGCGGAGAGGGCAATGCCTTCGAGACTATCGCAGCGTTCGGGCGCAACGCATCGATGCCGCATCACTCGCCAACGGAACAAAAGCTCAAAAAGGGAGATGTGGCACTGTTCGATTTCGGCACCAAGTTCAACAGGTACTGCTCGGATATGACCCGTACCGTTTTCTTCGGCGAGCCGAAGGACGTGCTGAAGAGGGCATACACGACCGTCAAGGAGGCCCAGGAGGCAGGATTCCAATGCTACCGCGACGGAGCTAGGGCTGCCGAGGCCGACATCGAGGCCAGAAAGGTCATCGATGCCGGAGAGTTCAAGGGCAGGATGATCCATACGTTCGGGCACGGCATAGGGATGGACGTCCACGAGGCGATATCCATCTACTGCAAATCGGAGCAGGTCCTGAAGTCCGGGAACGTGGTATCCGCGGAGCCCGGAATTTATCTTCCGGGGGTCGGAGGCATACGCATAGAGGATACATGTCTCGTCAAGGCAGGCGGGGCCGAGCGGCTGACGTCGTTCGACCGCGAGCTCACCATAGTGTGATCAGAACGCGTATTCTAAAAGGACACGCTGCCTGTCGCCCGAGTCCTCGATCCCATCGCAGTCCTCGATATGACCTATTTTGATCACCGGGAATGGGGAGACAGGTCTGCCGTCCTCGCCGCTCAGCGGCGTCGGACCGTAGAAAATGCAGAGCGCTCCGGGCGCGGGCCACCAGGCCACATCTCCCTTCTCGAGAACGGTGATCCTTTCCGAGCCGGAGTTCCTGGCATCGATGGGCATCTCGAAGTAGATCTCGCCGCCCATCATATTGATGTCGGCCTTAAAAGGTAAAGAAAGCCAGATGGCGTTGGAGACGTCGGAGTCATCCAGTTCGGCATAGTACTCGCCGCTCCTTGTGACAACCTTCATTCTGCTCACAGCGCCACCCGGCCCTTAATTCAGTTTTTCTTTTTCTTTTCGAAGAGCTTTCTGATCTCTCTGCCGGTGATCTCGATCTGGAGGTTCTTCTCCTTCTCTTCCATCGCCTTGAGGTTCTTCAGGTCGTTCGCCCACTCTGCCGTCCAGTCGTCCTTGAACTTCCCGGACTCGATGTCGTCCAGGATCTTCTTCATTCCATTCTCGGATTCCTTGGTTATGACGAGGTCCCTCTTTGTGAGGCCTCCGTACTCGGCCGTGTTGGAAACAACGTGCCACATTTTCTCGAAACCGCCCTCGTTGATCAGGTCGACGATGAGCTTTGACTCATGGCAGACCTCGAAATATGCCATCTCGGGAGGATATCCTGCATCTACCAGGGTCTTGAATCCGGACTTGATCAGACCGGTCGTTCCTCCGCAGAGCACTGCCTGCTCTCCGAACAGGTCGGTAAGGGTCTCGTATTCAAAAGTCGTCTCGAAGACGCCTGCGCGGGTAGATCCGAGTCCCTTCGCAAGTGCCAGCGCGATTTTCTTCGCATTGCCCGTGTAGTCCTGGTGGACGCAGACAAGGGCGGGAACTCCGAATCCTTCTACGAAGACGTCCCTCTCTTTGTCCCCGGGAGCCTTCGGAGCCATCATTATGACGTCGACGTTCTTCGGGGGAACGATCGTTTTATAGATTATGGCGAAACCGTGGGCGAACTCCAGTGCACATCCTTCTCTGATGTTGGGTTCGACGAACTGCTTGTACACCTTGGGCTGAACTTCGTCCGGCAAGAGCATCATGACGACGTCCGCGGTCTTGGCGGCCTCGGCGAATTCGACGACCTTGAAGCCGTCCTCTTTCGCTTTGTTCCATGATTTTCCGTCCTTCCTGAGTCCGATCACGACATTGAGGCCGGAGTCCCTGAAGCACAGGGCCTGAGCCCTCCCCTGGGATCCGTAGCCCATAACGGCGACCGTTTTTCCTTTAAGGACATCAATGTCCACATCTGCATCGTGGTAAATCTTCATTTTATCCACCTATTGAGGGGTTCAACCGCTTTATAGACTAAAAGGTATCGTTCCCGCCCGTAAGGCATCTCGGCGATTCAATACTGGCAGCGTCCTTTGATAAGCGACTGCTTCGGATTTGCCGGCAACATGGGGAGTACATCCTCCTCTGGGTCGATGTGTATGTCGAGCAGACACGTCTCCCCGCTGTCTATGGCTGCCCTAAGGGCATCGGCAATCTCTCCAGGCCTTTCTATCAGCATTCCTCTGGCACCGTAAGCCTC
This DNA window, taken from Methanomassiliicoccaceae archaeon, encodes the following:
- a CDS encoding aspartate dehydrogenase, giving the protein MRITIIGCGFIGSFLARTADSMSEVKRIYLYDTNRQAAEHVASMTKKGIVTDSVEEELYHCDLVIEAASQAAAKAFAPIVVERGVSVMLMSVGALVDDDFRNMVFQKASKTESCIYIPSGAVCGVDGLRAAREADMEYVELITTKAPKSLEDIPYVLEKGIVVDDLKEKTVIYTGTAREAVKLFPKNINVAATVSLFGIGFDKTKVTIVADPKITSNSHELRYKGVFGETVCHTYNVPSPENPRTSHLAALSAAHALRSLVKNVWIAL
- a CDS encoding Xaa-Pro peptidase family protein, giving the protein MFSSRAERLTGNAPDVDAIVILNGQDPFLDSTFWYLTEQLSGTFEGGIAVVRDGRLDVIVSSLEAECAKEGKGEIHEYRDREDRNNILKGLLDGCGNVGFNVHSAPYSSVEYVRKLTEAKVVDATRSINDTVSVKDEKEIEAIRRACKISSKVAGEIPSMLKADITEKDVAAMMDRRMRELGGEGNAFETIAAFGRNASMPHHSPTEQKLKKGDVALFDFGTKFNRYCSDMTRTVFFGEPKDVLKRAYTTVKEAQEAGFQCYRDGARAAEADIEARKVIDAGEFKGRMIHTFGHGIGMDVHEAISIYCKSEQVLKSGNVVSAEPGIYLPGVGGIRIEDTCLVKAGGAERLTSFDRELTIV
- a CDS encoding cyclophilin-like fold protein gives rise to the protein MKVVTRSGEYYAELDDSDVSNAIWLSLPFKADINMMGGEIYFEMPIDARNSGSERITVLEKGDVAWWPAPGALCIFYGPTPLSGEDGRPVSPFPVIKIGHIEDCDGIEDSGDRQRVLLEYAF
- the ilvC gene encoding ketol-acid reductoisomerase, with the translated sequence MKIYHDADVDIDVLKGKTVAVMGYGSQGRAQALCFRDSGLNVVIGLRKDGKSWNKAKEDGFKVVEFAEAAKTADVVMMLLPDEVQPKVYKQFVEPNIREGCALEFAHGFAIIYKTIVPPKNVDVIMMAPKAPGDKERDVFVEGFGVPALVCVHQDYTGNAKKIALALAKGLGSTRAGVFETTFEYETLTDLFGEQAVLCGGTTGLIKSGFKTLVDAGYPPEMAYFEVCHESKLIVDLINEGGFEKMWHVVSNTAEYGGLTKRDLVITKESENGMKKILDDIESGKFKDDWTAEWANDLKNLKAMEEKEKNLQIEITGREIRKLFEKKKKN